GCCGATGCGCTCGATGTTCTTGGCCATGAACAGCAGGTGCGTGCTTGGCGTGATCGCGCGTGGATCTTCCATCATGTAGGTCAGCAGCTCCCGGAACAGGCCGGTGTAGACCGTGTCGATCTCTGCGTCCTGGGCGCGCACGCGCCGGGCGGCGTCGGGATCGCTGTCGCGGAACGCGACGAGGACCTCGCGCACCTGGCGCACCGCCAGCTGGCCGAGCTGGGTCAGGCCACGCGTATAGGGCAGGGGCGGTGCGAGGTTGAGCGCGGTCGAGCGCTTGGCGACATTCGCCGCGTAGTCGCCGATGCGCTCGATGTCGGCGGCGATGCGCAGGGCCGCGAGGATGTCGCGCAGGTCGCGCGCCAGCGGCCCGCGCAGCGCGAGCTTCATGACGTCCTGGCTGATCTCCTGCTCGAGCGTGTCGATGGCCTCGTCGTTGGCGATGATGCGCGCGGCCGCCTTGTCGTCGCGGCGCTCGACCACGTCGAGCGCGGCTTCCAGCTGCGCTGCCGCCATCTCGCCCATGCGCAGGATCTCGCTGGTCAGACGGGCGCGTTCGTCGTCGTAGCTCTTGACGATGTGCTCGGTGGGTTGGTTGGGCATGGCGGGTACCTGGAGAGGAGGTGGCGGCAGTGGAAGGAACTGCAATGACACTGAAGTCTGATGGCGAGCGCTCGTCCGGCCGCGCGCAGCACGCGCGGCGTTCGGCAGGGCGCGCGGCAGTGCCG
The genomic region above belongs to Luteimonas chenhongjianii and contains:
- the phoU gene encoding phosphate signaling complex protein PhoU; translated protein: MPNQPTEHIVKSYDDERARLTSEILRMGEMAAAQLEAALDVVERRDDKAAARIIANDEAIDTLEQEISQDVMKLALRGPLARDLRDILAALRIAADIERIGDYAANVAKRSTALNLAPPLPYTRGLTQLGQLAVRQVREVLVAFRDSDPDAARRVRAQDAEIDTVYTGLFRELLTYMMEDPRAITPSTHLLFMAKNIERIGDHATNIAENIWFQVRGDEPLLPRDKRDFTNTVS